One Methylobacterium oryzae DNA window includes the following coding sequences:
- a CDS encoding sensor domain-containing diguanylate cyclase, whose amino-acid sequence MLLRATATAIRAHLDDRASRLIAAAGTCLLLCLALLGVYLCLDLRDVAWHNARRNAGNLLAVIEEGVGHSLRVYDLSLRNSARLASRADIAALDPDIRRLALFDTAVAGSGLGPIAVTDAAGDVRLTSDPGVRTRPNMRTLPEFEFHRSNPEGGLILSGPTVSLMTGEPIIRMTRRIWTPDGSFAGIVSGSIRLAHFQALFERLHFDDGIALNVFHRDGTLLIRAPARPEALGQNISASPGYKMYRAKARGEFQGRSFLDGVERVYSFADLDDLPLIVTVATDVDSIRSGWIYKAAIVAVLILCLCLLAFGLTILLHREVGRHVAAEASSREANAALAVLARTDGLTGLPNRRSYDEHFAVEWKRAAQLRTPLALLIVDADHFKQFNDRFGHQRGDEALKAVAECLQRTLDTAGLSFRIGGEEFVALLPSVDATAASVAAERVRRAVVNLRIPHAPEVGGIATVSIGVACADPAGGDPPEGLFTAADAALYAAKKAGRNRVRAAAPADPVALALRA is encoded by the coding sequence ATGCTCCTGCGCGCGACCGCTACAGCGATCAGAGCTCACCTGGACGATCGCGCCTCGCGCCTGATCGCGGCGGCCGGCACATGCCTACTGCTCTGCCTCGCGCTGCTCGGCGTCTATCTCTGCCTGGATCTGCGGGACGTCGCTTGGCACAACGCCCGCCGCAACGCCGGGAATCTCCTGGCGGTGATCGAGGAGGGCGTCGGCCATAGCCTGCGGGTCTACGACCTCTCGCTGCGGAACTCCGCACGGCTCGCGAGTCGCGCCGACATCGCGGCCTTGGACCCGGATATTCGGCGCCTGGCGCTGTTCGACACGGCTGTGGCGGGCTCCGGCCTCGGTCCGATCGCTGTCACGGACGCGGCCGGCGACGTCCGGCTGACGAGCGATCCCGGCGTGCGGACCCGGCCCAACATGCGCACGCTGCCGGAATTCGAGTTCCATCGGTCGAATCCCGAAGGCGGCCTGATCCTGTCCGGGCCGACCGTATCTCTCATGACCGGTGAGCCCATCATCCGCATGACCCGGCGGATCTGGACGCCCGACGGCTCATTCGCCGGGATCGTGTCGGGATCGATCAGGCTCGCGCATTTTCAGGCGCTGTTCGAGCGCCTGCATTTCGACGACGGCATCGCTCTGAACGTCTTCCACCGGGACGGGACGCTGCTGATCCGGGCGCCGGCACGGCCGGAGGCGCTCGGCCAGAACATCAGCGCGAGCCCCGGCTACAAGATGTACCGGGCCAAGGCGCGCGGCGAGTTCCAGGGGCGCTCGTTCCTCGACGGCGTCGAGCGGGTCTACAGCTTCGCCGACCTCGACGACCTGCCGCTGATCGTGACCGTGGCGACGGACGTCGACAGCATCCGCAGCGGCTGGATCTACAAGGCGGCGATCGTCGCCGTCCTGATCCTGTGCCTCTGCCTCCTCGCCTTCGGCCTGACGATCCTGCTGCACCGGGAGGTCGGGCGCCACGTGGCCGCGGAAGCCTCCAGCCGCGAGGCCAACGCCGCGCTCGCCGTGCTCGCGCGGACCGACGGCCTGACGGGCCTGCCGAACCGGCGCAGCTACGACGAGCACTTCGCCGTGGAGTGGAAGCGGGCCGCACAGCTGCGGACGCCCCTGGCGCTGTTGATCGTCGATGCTGACCACTTCAAGCAGTTCAACGACCGCTTCGGTCACCAGCGCGGCGACGAGGCGCTGAAAGCGGTGGCGGAGTGCCTGCAACGCACCCTCGATACCGCCGGCCTGAGCTTCCGGATCGGCGGCGAGGAGTTCGTCGCCCTGTTACCGAGCGTCGACGCGACGGCCGCCAGCGTCGCGGCGGAGCGCGTCCGCCGGGCCGTGGTGAACCTCCGCATCCCCCACGCCCCGGAGGTCGGTGGCATCGCGACGGTGAGCATCGGCGTCGCCTGTGCCGATCCGGCCGGCGGCGATCCGCCCGAAGGGCTGTTCACGGCGGCCGACGCCGCCCTCTACGCGGCCAAGAAGGCCGGGCGCAACCGCGTCCGCGCCGCCGCGCCGGCGGATCCCGTGGCCCTGGCGCTGCGGGCCTGA
- a CDS encoding aldo/keto reductase, which yields MYARSFGATRVSVPVIGQGTWHIDSSDRTDAVRALRAGIDAGMTHIDTAEMYGDAEAIVAAAVADCREEVFLVSKVVPGNATRRGVARACEASLQRLRTDRLDCYLLHWPGQHPLEETIAGFEDLRRAGKILSWGVSNFDVEDLDRVRAIAGPDRIACNQVLYHLNERAIEHAVLPWCEKHGVAMVGYSPFGSGDFPDPASAGGRVLAGIAQNHGTTPYAVALAYLTRLPGTFTIPKTGRPDRAVENAGAADLHLGAAEIALIDAHFPRGPRPRMLPML from the coding sequence ATGTACGCCAGGAGCTTCGGCGCGACGCGCGTCTCTGTGCCGGTGATCGGCCAGGGCACGTGGCACATCGACAGTTCGGACCGGACGGACGCGGTCCGGGCGCTGCGGGCCGGGATCGACGCCGGCATGACCCATATCGACACCGCGGAGATGTACGGGGACGCGGAGGCGATCGTCGCCGCCGCCGTCGCGGATTGCCGCGAGGAGGTGTTCCTCGTCTCCAAGGTGGTGCCGGGCAACGCTACGCGCCGGGGCGTCGCGCGGGCCTGTGAGGCGTCGCTCCAGCGTCTGCGGACGGACCGGCTGGACTGCTACCTGCTGCACTGGCCGGGTCAGCACCCGCTCGAGGAGACGATCGCGGGCTTCGAGGATCTGCGCCGGGCCGGCAAGATCCTGTCCTGGGGCGTCAGCAACTTCGACGTCGAGGATCTCGATCGCGTCCGGGCCATCGCGGGGCCGGACCGGATCGCCTGCAATCAGGTCCTCTACCACCTGAACGAGCGGGCCATCGAGCACGCCGTGCTGCCCTGGTGCGAGAAGCACGGCGTCGCCATGGTGGGCTACTCGCCCTTCGGCAGCGGCGACTTCCCCGATCCGGCCAGCGCGGGCGGCCGCGTCCTGGCGGGCATCGCGCAGAACCACGGCACGACGCCCTACGCGGTGGCCCTCGCCTACCTGACCCGGCTGCCGGGCACGTTCACGATCCCCAAGACCGGTCGCCCGGACCGGGCCGTCGAGAATGCCGGCGCGGCGGACCTGCACCTCGGCGCGGCCGAGATCGCCCTGATCGACGCGCATTTCCCCCGCGGACCGCGGCCCCGGATGCTGCCGATGCTGTGA
- a CDS encoding transglycosylase domain-containing protein has translation MAKGRGRIEPNFDVPEGRARDRGELDLRLTREDRPGAGDGVAKRSGGGARQPSKAPARTTGRAKASGRGRRRRSWLGRIVYGCVVLGLWGVIGLAGLIAYHASQLPPIDQLAVPKRPPNIAILASDGSLLANRGETGGRVVSIKELPPYLPRAFVAIEDRRFYQHFGVDPVGIMRAIGQNLTRRGVAQGGSTLTQQLAKNLFLTPERSASRKIQEAILALWLEHKYTKDEILELYLNRVYFGAGAYGVEAAAQRYFGKPAKEVSLAQAAMLGGLVQAPSRLAPNRNLPAAQARAAQVLAAMQELGFASAQDVKVALAQPAKPANARGGGSANYVADLVMDVLDDYVGKFDTDITVQTTVDPSLQAAAEKALTDELNAKGTRYNVSQGALVSMRPDGAIRALIGGRDYAQSQFNRATTAKRQPGSSFKPFVYLAAVEHGATPDTVREDAPIRIGNWAPENYSHRYEGPVTLRTALAQSLNTVAVRLGQEVGPKTVVQTAQRLGITSPLQANGSIALGTSEVTLLEMVGAYGAFANGGIGVIPYVVTAVKSQDGKVLYKRSDNGLGRVIDANADGMMNAMMHETFVSGTGKKADIPGWDLAGKSGTTQDYRDAWFMGFSGSLVTGVWLGNDDGELTKKVTGGNLPAEIWKTYMTQALKGQTPVPLPGLNRWRRQPETTASVASAAPAGPGGLLGQILGEPEAPAPRQAAPSRRAPKDDRNFIEKLFGIGD, from the coding sequence ATGGCCAAGGGTCGGGGCAGGATTGAGCCGAACTTCGACGTGCCCGAAGGGCGCGCGCGGGATCGCGGCGAACTCGACCTGCGCCTGACCCGTGAGGACCGCCCCGGGGCAGGAGACGGCGTGGCGAAGCGATCGGGCGGCGGAGCGCGGCAGCCGAGCAAGGCGCCGGCGCGGACAACGGGGCGGGCGAAGGCCTCGGGTCGCGGCCGACGCCGGCGTTCCTGGCTCGGCCGCATCGTCTACGGCTGCGTCGTCCTCGGCCTCTGGGGGGTGATCGGGCTCGCGGGGCTCATCGCTTACCACGCCTCGCAGCTGCCACCGATCGACCAGCTCGCGGTGCCGAAGCGTCCGCCCAACATCGCGATCCTGGCGAGCGACGGCTCCCTGCTCGCCAACCGCGGCGAGACCGGCGGCCGCGTCGTGTCGATCAAGGAGCTGCCGCCCTACCTGCCGCGCGCCTTCGTGGCGATCGAGGATCGGCGCTTCTACCAGCATTTCGGCGTCGACCCGGTCGGTATCATGCGGGCCATCGGCCAGAACCTGACCCGGCGCGGCGTGGCGCAGGGCGGCTCGACCCTCACCCAGCAGCTCGCCAAGAACCTGTTCCTGACCCCGGAGCGCTCGGCCTCGCGCAAGATCCAGGAGGCGATCCTCGCGCTCTGGCTCGAGCACAAGTACACGAAGGACGAGATCCTCGAACTCTACCTGAACCGCGTCTATTTCGGCGCCGGCGCCTACGGCGTCGAGGCGGCGGCGCAGCGCTATTTCGGCAAGCCTGCCAAGGAGGTGAGCCTCGCGCAGGCCGCGATGCTCGGCGGCCTCGTGCAGGCGCCCTCGCGCCTTGCCCCGAACCGCAACCTCCCGGCCGCCCAGGCCCGCGCCGCGCAGGTGCTCGCCGCCATGCAGGAGCTGGGCTTCGCGTCGGCGCAGGACGTCAAGGTGGCGCTCGCCCAGCCGGCGAAGCCCGCCAACGCCCGCGGCGGCGGGTCGGCCAACTACGTCGCCGACCTCGTGATGGACGTGCTCGACGATTACGTCGGCAAGTTCGACACCGACATCACGGTCCAGACCACGGTCGATCCGAGCCTCCAGGCGGCGGCCGAGAAGGCGCTCACCGACGAGCTCAACGCCAAGGGCACGCGCTACAACGTCAGCCAGGGGGCGCTGGTCTCGATGCGGCCGGACGGCGCCATCCGCGCCCTGATCGGCGGCCGCGACTACGCGCAGAGCCAGTTCAACCGGGCCACGACCGCCAAGCGTCAGCCCGGCTCCTCGTTCAAGCCCTTCGTGTACCTCGCGGCCGTGGAGCACGGCGCCACGCCCGACACGGTCCGGGAGGACGCGCCGATCCGGATCGGCAACTGGGCGCCGGAGAACTACTCCCACCGCTACGAGGGTCCCGTCACCCTGCGGACGGCGCTCGCCCAGTCGCTCAACACCGTCGCGGTGCGCCTCGGCCAGGAGGTCGGGCCGAAGACCGTGGTCCAGACCGCCCAGCGGCTCGGCATCACCTCGCCGCTCCAGGCCAACGGCTCCATCGCCCTCGGCACGTCCGAGGTCACGCTCTTGGAGATGGTCGGCGCCTACGGGGCCTTCGCCAACGGTGGCATCGGCGTGATCCCCTACGTGGTCACCGCCGTGAAGAGCCAGGACGGGAAGGTCCTCTACAAGCGGTCCGACAACGGTCTGGGCCGGGTCATCGACGCCAACGCCGACGGCATGATGAACGCCATGATGCACGAGACCTTCGTCAGCGGCACCGGCAAGAAGGCCGACATTCCCGGCTGGGACCTCGCGGGCAAGAGCGGCACCACCCAGGATTACCGCGACGCGTGGTTCATGGGTTTCTCGGGCAGCCTCGTGACCGGCGTCTGGCTCGGCAACGACGACGGCGAGCTCACCAAGAAGGTCACCGGCGGCAACCTGCCGGCGGAGATCTGGAAGACCTATATGACCCAAGCCCTGAAGGGGCAGACGCCGGTCCCGCTCCCGGGCCTCAACCGCTGGCGCCGCCAGCCGGAGACGACCGCCTCGGTGGCGAGTGCCGCCCCGGCGGGCCCGGGCGGGCTCCTGGGCCAGATCCTCGGCGAGCCGGAGGCCCCGGCGCCGCGCCAGGCCGCACCGTCGCGGCGCGCACCGAAGGACGACCGCAACTTCATCGAGAAGCTGTTCGGCATCGGTGACTGA